The nucleotide window aggctcaagccctcaccAACCCCAACGGGTACTAAAGGCTCAAGCCCTTACTCCAACCCCaacgggtaccagaggctcaagcctTCACCAACCCCAACGGGTACcaaaggctcaagccctcaccAACCCCAATGGGTACTAAAGGCTTAAGTCCTTACTCCATCCCCAGCGGGGACTAGAGGCTccgtctaaccctaataggtcACACCGGGTGCCTGTAGATTAGCTATCTGTAGAGCAACCCGCTCAAAACATCTCTTGCACACgaacttgggggactccctaCCGGCACATCAGTGCTAAACCTTGTGCCTATATTTATCAAGTCCCCACTCAAAACATCTATTGAACgagaacttgggggacttgtagataTTGGTTGATGTCACCACATTTTGGCACAATTAGCTGGTACCCATAGGAACACCTAAGGCACCAtaccatgggccgggttcatgACCCACCATGCTGGTGCTCGTCAGAGGCAACGTTTCCAACACCAAGGGCCCCGGGCCTGATCACCTCACCCCATCTGATTGTACATCAGAAAGTTGACAGAACTGCAGAAGAACAACTTGCGTCCCACCTCGAGAAGATGGGAAACCCCTTTCCCACGCTCGAGTATTAAATTatcagcacaaccaccttttgagggtaataactcctttatctACTATTACTCAATTCATTTATATATTAGTATCTTACTCAGACATTGGAGAGGCGTAAACCGTCCAgtacggtttacccctctaacaTTGTGTCCCTGATACAGGGACCAGGAGTTGAATCGTACCTCGggtggtatagcattctgtgtgaggtacccggagaaagccaccagaaacaagTGTAGGAGTCTTtaatttgcttttgtttttttttttttactttttttttttagtagatcTGCTATATGCAGTCTGATTTGGTCATTGAAATGTAATATGAGGGATTTTCGAATTCCTCTAACTTGACCGTGAGAAGTCGTTATATTAATGGAACTTGATTCCGTTctcctccaaaaaaaaataataataataataattgttgAATCTaactgtcaaatttttttttcaaatatgctCCTTATTTTTTCTTATGAACAACTTTATTATTATATGCCAATGCGAAGATCTTCGAGTTGGACATGTTACCTACCATGGGAGGTATAGTTCCAGTTAGGCTGCTCCTATGAACAAATAATGCCTTTTGAGATACCAACAGGGGAGGTATAGTTCCAGTTAGGCTGCTAATATGAGCAAACAATGCCCTTTCAGATATCAACAGTCTCTCTtacatgattcaactttttgaCAAGGACTGGCCAATTAGTAGAGTTGACATGCATAATTTATCTTTGAAGTATAAATTGGTATCTTAATCAAAGGCAAATGCAATTATAGAATTATCCTAGCTTATTAAGAATAGTAAGGCACAAATAATGTAGTACttcaaatcagacgacagttttaaagATAATGGTAAGACCAGTAAACTACTTGACCAGATGAACCTCAACTTATTTTACTATACTAATTTTCAGTTTTCCATAGCATTCAATATATGCATGACccttcttttattattattattattattattattatttatttatttatttttagctcAACATGACCCTTTTATTAGTCAATggtatttttgagactttttggGGAATACTTTTTCCGGTCTTACTTTGCCTGAATGAGTTGGTGAGTAGCGATGTAACTAACAAGTTTTTCAAGGACAATCCATAAAGGTTGATGTTCTCTTTTTTGTTTGCAAGTGCTCCTGCTTAAAGGCAAAGGAAACCTCTTTCCCAGTTTAACGAGGAGACAATATTGCCTCACAAACACTAAATCTCGCGGAACCTGAACCATGGGTCACTTCTGATCTGGAAATTCTATTTTGATTAAGATTTGATCGAACAAAAGTAGGTTTGGGCTGCTCCAAATATTCATTTTGGACTCAAACATATGTCCCAAGTAGATTAACCAAAAGACATGCCTAAATCGCTCGCCCAATTACACGATAGGAAACCCTGGGTTGGTAGGAGATAGATGGGAAAGGGAAAGTCTTCCAATGGTCACCTTAAGTATGTCTCTTTTGGTTCAATACAAACCCTCAATTCAAATGATCATATTTATTAACAAATCACTATTATTGTAGGAGATTGATGACTATTATTCACACCTTGattcaattttttaaaaacGTAAGATCTAATATAAAATACACATGATTTGAGTATAAAAAGTCTAGAGACAATAATAAAAGTTTCTGGGTTTCAACTACCataggtggtcgagttggtaagagtaTCCAAcacacccgggttcgaatcccacCGAGGCTGATTGGAGTTTAAATCTCAATCTATTTTTGGTGGTAATGACAAATGAGGAGTTTTGACATGACCTGCCCTCATGAATTATTCTCTGGACCTAAAAAGTCTTTGAGGATGCAgtgtgatctcgataaaaaataaatataaataaaaaataaaaaaaatttctggatTTTGATtataatttgtattttttttttttcatttttatttctccGCGCCTTTTGTATTTTACTATATGTCGCGGGCATGGAAATTTCTTTGACCAGATCGTGGGAATTTTTCTTTGATCTGGGCTATACAATTGAATCCATAAGGTTGGTACTCCATTATATTGTGCCTTGTggcagtaattttttttttttttttggtgttttgttttggtatttcgtTATATTCTGGGcagtcttttttttgtttttttgttttttttttggtatttggtATTGGTAATTCATTATATTTCATTGAGGTTGGTATCCTAACAGCTTGTGTGTCGATTCCTGCATCGTAGCCCAATGCAGCAGCAATCCTCGTTCGAGCAGCAATTTGTGTATCATTCTCAACTACAGTAATCTTTCGCCATCTCAACAGCAGCTTTGTGAATTAATCTAGCGGTGTTGATCCCAGCAACAACATTCTAGTAGCAGCGTGTCAGCGACAGTTTTGTTCCTAGCAGTGGCAGCGACGGTTTGGTGGCGATATAGGCAGCCGGATCCTCCATGTTGGTCGGCATTGCCTTCAGCCAATATTGGGCCTGGTGGGTTTGGCCTGCTTCTCTTTGGGTCGGGGTGAGGGTCTTGGGTCTCATCTTGGCCTCAACTGAGGTGGATCAAAGAAATTTCCCAAGGGTGGGTGTTTTTGCACTCTCTCCTTTGACCTCGATGTGCTTGGTTTTTGAGATTGCAAATACGAAAAACTTTTGTATAATCATGTAATCGAAGAATTTTTCAttcgtaccacaattgcattGGGCATTGGCGGTGGATGATTCATTTATTTGTTTAGATGATTAGAGCCTTTTTGGCCTTTATATGCTCACTTCGAATGAGTGAGCAACATTATACTAAGAACTGTATTGATTCCCTTACCTACTTGGTCACTGATTTTGaggaaaagtatataaatttATTGTATGTGTCGTTCTAGCTTTGAGATTAACAaaatctttctttcttgtaaaaaaaaaaaagtgtcctATTCTAATTCCAACTTAATTTCTCATCCTCCCTCATCACCAGGACCAACACCAAAACTGGCTAATTTAAACATAAACATAGCacctcaaaatttcaaaaattaaattaatcaaATATGCTAGAATGATTTCGTATGCCTCGTCAAAGACAATGTCATTATTTTGATGGTGACATACGATATAAATGACTAATGGCGAAAAATCATTCGAGAATGGTCTGGTAAGGTGGCAATTTTGAGAACCTGAGGAGGTAAGTCAAAAGGAGATTCTGCATTTGGGCTTGCCTTGAAGGCATTTTTAGTTGAGTGATCGATATCATATCACGCGGTTGTTTACTTCAGCTATCTGGAAAccatcatgaaaaagaaaatcaaattgGGACATTCTTTGGTACCTGGTTCGTTCTTGCGTGTTTGATTTGACCAGTTTGTGATAGCCTTTGGCTCACTAAGGTCGGTGGGTGGGGTGGTTTAAAACTTGaactagtgagaaagagttttGGTAAGAGCTGGTGGAGGCCTAAAGATTAATTGGGACCATCACCTACCCGGGAAAACACTGAATAGAAAAACGCGTCCTGCAATAATATTGGGCTCCAAATTCCAATTCGCCTGCCTATAATTTATGAGTTTGTTGCTACCTGTGCACAGCTAAGCGGCTTACTCAGATATTTCATTACTTTTCACAATTCCCCAGTCAATTCATCTCCGCCTCCACTACTATATATACCACATGCCATTTACATTAATCCCACAACAACTTCCAAAACAAGCATGGCTTCTTTCAAATCTGCTCTTTCACTGCTGCTGCTTGCTTTACCTCTTCTTGTTATGGTTGCCTCTGCGGGTAACTTCAACCAGGACTTTCAAATTACATGGGGAGATGGCCGAGCCAAGATACTCAACAATGGCCAACTTCTTACTCTAACGCTCGACAAAGCCTCTGGCTCTGGTTTCGAATCCAAAAATGAATATCTCTTCGGCAAAATCGATATGCAGCTCAAGCTTGTTGCTGGGAACTCTGCTGGAACTGTCACCGCCTACTATGTATGATTTTTCATCTTGAATTTGAATATGATCTTCACTTTgatttgcttatttattttctgaTCGAGTTATATGACAAAATTTCTGTTAATGTTTGCAGTTACGCTCAGAAGGATCATTATGGGATGAAATAGACTTTGAGTTCTTGGGAAACCTGAGTGGTGACCCTTACATTCTTCACACCAATGTGTTCACCCAAGGCAAAGGAAACAGAGAGCAACAATTCTATCTCTGGTTCGACCCAACTGCTGATTTCCACGCCTATTCCATTCTCTGGAATCCACAGCGCATTGTGTAAGTAACCCATTAATTCATATTTTGTGTTCGATGAACGAAATAAACTTCATACTGCATATGATTCTCGAATATAGATTAACTTTTGTATTTGCTCTGTTTCAGTTTCTCTGTGGATGGAACTCCCATTAGAGAGTTCAAGAACATGGAATCAATTGGAGTTCCATTCCCAAAGAACCAGCCAATGAGATTAACCTCTAGTCTCTGGAATGCTGATGATTGGGCAACAAGGGGAGGGCTTGTGAAGACAGACTGGAGCAAAGCTCCTTTCACTGCTTCCTACAGGAACTTCAATGCCGACAAGGCTTGTATTTGGTCAAGGACTAACAAAACATCTTCGTGCAGCTCGTCATCGTCATCGTCAAGTTCTAAAATACCTGGTAATGAATGGCTCACAGAAGATCTCGACACAACGAAGCAGGGGAGGCTGAGATGGGTGCAGAAGAACTACATGATCTATAATTACTGCTCTGACATTAAGAGATTTCCCCAGGGACTCCCTACTGAATGCAAGTCGTAAAATGATCACTTGAATGTACGATGAATTCTTTGATCTATGCTTCTGCTGTAAACTACTCTGTTAATCAAGTTCTTTTGTATCTATACATTATACATTTTAATATAAATATTTCATATGCAAGGTGTTGCATGCCTAACAGTTAATCTAACATAGTGAAAAAGCAGcgtaacaaaaatataaattttaaattttagtttTAATTATGCTCTAGCCACCCAAAACAAGAACTGATGATTGAAACCCTGGCCTAAAACGAACTCTTGTGATGATCAAGGACAGGGTCAGCATCAAAAGCTCTAACTCGATCTAGAGGATCTCATTTCTATACAAAAATATGATTGCTATTcatttataataataaaaaataataaaaaaacttgtGACATTTATTATTAGTACTTTATTGTTTGTGTGAGTGATTTTAGCGTCATAATGGttttatttgtaatttttttagCCGTATAGATGGATTTACGGGTTGTCCTAAACaaagtcttcttcttccttcctaAAAACTAATTTTACCAtatttcacctttttttttaaatttttttataaaagtgAAATAAGGTCTAAATCCTCGCTCTTAttcgaaattttattgataaaaaagaAGGTACAAAAGGAGTTAGGCCAAAACCACTCTCATGAAAAATAGAGAGTATTCCGTGCACCGACATGCACTTGCATCAATTGAAATAGCTGATTGAATAACATcaagtatatatttttattattaaaaaaaattgtctatAAATAACAATGGCTGAGATCTACTGAATTTGTAATTGTCCTGAAAAACATAACAACTTGAATAGTTAACAAATACATTAATAatagaaaaaacagaaaacaagagTACTTCAAACCAAGATCTGCAATAAATTTTGGGGGGTCATCCCACTAAGACAATTCAATGTGATCTGCACCACACATAGCCAACTTGTCTGCTACCATGTTAAACAACTCAATTTCAGAATTTTACTATATTTCACTGgtcataaaagaaaacaaaccgtAAATATAAAAGTTTACAACATAGATCTTTCTATTAAAGTTtaacggtttttttttttggtgaaatcaATTTAAGTGTATGAATTGCATGAAATAACAGCACCGACACAAGAAAAGACTAATCTCATGAAACTTACCGCCATCTTTAATTTTCAGGTGATCAtataatttactatatactaattctCAGTTAACTGTTCATCGGCTTAGTAACAGTGCCGGCTCGAGCCAAGCCGacattgtgaaaagacgattttgCCCCTGCCTTTTGTCTCTTGCCTCGACACCTGCCGTACTGCTCTATGGAGTTTTGACAGACAGAGAGAGCGAAGAGAGCAGAGGAAGAAGGGAAAGAAGACAGAAAAGGGAAGGTAAGCTTGAATTTTGGGTACGGttgattgggttttgaatttcgGTGCATGCAATTTCTGGGTGGGTGGTGCATATGAATGTGGGTTTATCTATCTGGATTTTTTTGgcatttgaatttggttttgtggGTGATTGTGTGCGCTTCTGTGTTCAATTTCTATCTAGATTTTCAAGTTATGTAGATATCTTGGTTATGTGACTGATTTGGGGTTTCGATGATGCAGGGGTTTAGGGTTGTGATATTGGGTTTGTCATCAGCAAGGAGGAGGGAGGCGATTCTGGGTTATTGGGTTTTTGATGTGAGGAGGAAGAGCATCGTTCTTCATTAATGTGTTTTGGGCTGAGGCAGGAGAAGAGAAATCTGGGTAATTGGTTTTGtagttttgcttttgttttcttaatcAATGGTTCTTAGTTGTAACTTGCAATAAATTGACAAACAAATACTACTATAGTGCAGGATCTCTTAAAGCAATAGTTTGGTCTATTAATTCAATCTGCATCCAAGCTATATGTTGTGTTCCAtatccatcttttttttttttttttacaaaatagTTTACATACTGAATTCGATTTATGTTAGATTTTTGACTTACTTGATGTCAAGCGCAATGGGGTTATTGAGTTTGGAGAATTTGTTCAATCATTAGGTATCTATCACCCCAATGCACCTGTTCGAAACAATTGCATGTAAGTTTACTTTTTTCTTACAATGGAGTAATGATACTTATGTTTTTCCAGTTTTAGTTTCCTCTCTATGTCAAACTGCAATGTCTTTTGTTGGAAAGTTGAAAAAAATGAACTTTGAGAGTTGAGACTATCCTATTAAATCTACAATCATCTGCTAATTTATGGTGGAAATCCTTTTGCAGCTGTGTTTAGACGGTATGATATGAGATAAACAGGGTTCATTGAATGAGATAAGGTTTGTTTCACATTGAAACATCCTTGATCCCACAGTCTACAAGGTAAAGGGCACTGATTTCATATACACTGTGCTATTAATCTCACACTAAACACAAGTTTCCTTTAATAGGAGGATATGATATTGAGGACGTTCTAAAATTTGTGCATTGGCTTGATGGATAACCTGCATCATTGGTAATTTGTAATACATGTGctactctatatatatatatatatatatatatatatatatacacagatcctatccacagcggagctccgctttgaaattaacgtgtgaagttcgagttttgggtcacttttcggtctcatatccacatctcgaccgttcagtttttaggtgctagtgtatagatcgtttctgcaaattttcagccgaAATGATGATTGTTAAGACATTGATATTTGCCTTAAAGTTAGTACGGTTCAAGTTAACAGATTCAGTCTATCCATTGGTTTAatcgagttagataccttaatgatcatcaatttgactgaaaatttgcagagatgatctatacactaatacctaaaaactgaacggtcgagatgttgatatgc belongs to Rosa chinensis cultivar Old Blush chromosome 4, RchiOBHm-V2, whole genome shotgun sequence and includes:
- the LOC112200930 gene encoding probable xyloglucan endotransglucosylase/hydrolase protein 23 → MASFKSALSLLLLALPLLVMVASAGNFNQDFQITWGDGRAKILNNGQLLTLTLDKASGSGFESKNEYLFGKIDMQLKLVAGNSAGTVTAYYLRSEGSLWDEIDFEFLGNLSGDPYILHTNVFTQGKGNREQQFYLWFDPTADFHAYSILWNPQRIVFSVDGTPIREFKNMESIGVPFPKNQPMRLTSSLWNADDWATRGGLVKTDWSKAPFTASYRNFNADKACIWSRTNKTSSCSSSSSSSSSKIPGNEWLTEDLDTTKQGRLRWVQKNYMIYNYCSDIKRFPQGLPTECKS